From Novipirellula artificiosorum, the proteins below share one genomic window:
- a CDS encoding NAD(P)-dependent oxidoreductase, translating into MQIEAGTTRIGWIGTGVMGQSMCGQLMDRGFATTVYNRTRKKADPLIDRGAVWADSPRLVAEQSDVVFAIVSFPRDVRQVFLCKNSGVLAGCRDGSIVVDMTTSEPALAIELYNTAKQVNVQSLDAPVSGGDVGAREGTLSIMVGGERETFETLMPCFEAMGKTVVYQGDAGSGQHTKMVNQTLIATGMIGVCEALLYAHKAGLDLEAVLRSVGSGAAGSWSLSNLGPRIVGNHFDPGFFVEHFIKDIGIALSESRRMGLSMPGLSLADALYQSVKAHGDADRGTHALMLALAEMSAVDWQNR; encoded by the coding sequence ATGCAGATTGAAGCGGGAACGACACGGATTGGATGGATTGGTACGGGGGTCATGGGGCAATCCATGTGCGGCCAGTTGATGGATCGTGGATTCGCGACAACCGTCTACAACCGCACTCGCAAGAAAGCCGATCCGTTGATCGATCGTGGTGCGGTATGGGCGGACTCTCCTCGATTGGTTGCCGAACAATCCGATGTGGTCTTTGCGATCGTTAGTTTCCCTCGGGATGTGCGACAAGTGTTCCTTTGCAAGAACAGTGGTGTCCTGGCAGGATGCCGCGATGGAAGCATCGTCGTCGATATGACCACCAGCGAACCGGCGCTGGCGATCGAACTCTACAACACGGCAAAGCAGGTGAATGTCCAATCGCTCGATGCGCCGGTTTCGGGAGGCGACGTCGGCGCTCGGGAGGGGACCCTATCGATCATGGTCGGCGGTGAGCGAGAAACGTTCGAAACGCTGATGCCTTGTTTCGAAGCGATGGGGAAGACCGTTGTGTACCAGGGTGACGCTGGTTCGGGCCAGCACACCAAGATGGTCAATCAAACGTTGATCGCCACAGGAATGATCGGCGTTTGCGAGGCGCTGCTTTATGCCCACAAAGCCGGATTGGATCTCGAAGCCGTTTTACGATCGGTCGGTTCGGGGGCGGCCGGCAGCTGGTCGCTTTCCAATCTCGGGCCACGGATCGTTGGCAATCATTTTGATCCAGGTTTTTTTGTGGAGCATTTTATCAAGGATATCGGAATTGCCTTGTCCGAGAGTCGCCGGATGGGGTTGTCGATGCCAGGTTTGTCGCTGGCGGACGCACTCTATCAATCGGTGAAGGCACATGGCGATGCCGACCGTGGCACCCATGCCTTGATGCTAGCGCTGGCAGAAATGTCTGCGGTCGATTGGCAAAATCGCTGA
- a CDS encoding acyl-CoA thioesterase: MQSFFDISHTVQSDEIDSQLHVHNLRYLQWTLWAASKHSADSGWISKLAAADGLGWVVRNHDITYRAAAVAEDQIVVRTWVSEIERYAALRKTIVCRPADQTVLARVKTRWVYVNLWEHRVVKIPENVRELMIVAPTPPMPWE, translated from the coding sequence ATGCAGTCTTTTTTTGATATTTCTCACACCGTCCAAAGCGACGAGATTGATTCCCAATTGCACGTTCACAACCTGCGATACCTGCAGTGGACGCTTTGGGCCGCCAGCAAGCATTCGGCAGATAGCGGTTGGATTTCGAAGCTAGCCGCCGCCGATGGCTTGGGCTGGGTCGTTAGAAATCACGACATCACGTATCGCGCTGCTGCAGTCGCAGAGGATCAAATCGTGGTGCGAACCTGGGTCAGCGAGATCGAACGCTACGCGGCTCTTCGAAAAACCATTGTCTGCCGCCCGGCCGATCAAACGGTTTTGGCGCGAGTCAAGACACGTTGGGTCTACGTGAATCTATGGGAACACCGGGTGGTCAAGATCCCTGAAAACGTTCGAGAATTGATGATCGTGGCCCCCACACCGCCGATGCCATGGGAGTAG
- a CDS encoding Gfo/Idh/MocA family protein has product MHASPQKNTRRTFLGHAAAASTTFAIPTIIPASALGRDSAVAPSEKLTLGVIGIGPRCTYDLKAMMGLSDVQCIAIADVQQSRRNAGKKLVDEHYGNTSCELYRDFRELLDRKDLDTVIVATGDRWHAPASMMAAEAGKDVYSEKPCGLTIENCQQLADTLDRTGRIFQAGTQRRSVPNFQHAVELAHSGKLGKLHTLYASVYQPAIETTWLPGQPTPAREVCDWNLWLGPAPWRPYNEKYVQGRWRGYYDFDSGAKLLDWGAHTLDLCQWANQADDTMPIEYVPSDKGITCQYANGVKLVLDFLITPFGQRPGWVQDLGTCPVRFVGTSGSVETGDSGGIVIKPESLTNALPPRTQRVTGLDVSAHARNFFDCVKSRQPTAANQTVMRRSHIACHAAALSWMLGRTLKLDPNTETFLDDAEANGLRTRPARNPWEHSNA; this is encoded by the coding sequence ATGCACGCTTCCCCCCAAAAAAACACTCGCCGTACGTTTCTTGGGCACGCCGCAGCCGCCAGCACAACGTTTGCCATCCCCACGATCATCCCGGCATCCGCACTCGGTCGTGATTCCGCTGTCGCTCCAAGCGAAAAACTGACGCTTGGCGTGATTGGCATTGGCCCACGATGCACATACGACTTGAAAGCGATGATGGGGCTCAGCGATGTTCAATGTATCGCCATCGCTGACGTTCAACAGTCACGGCGTAACGCGGGAAAGAAGTTGGTGGACGAGCACTATGGCAACACGTCGTGCGAACTGTATCGCGATTTCCGTGAACTGCTCGACCGCAAGGATCTTGACACGGTGATCGTCGCCACGGGCGACCGTTGGCACGCACCAGCGTCGATGATGGCTGCGGAAGCGGGCAAGGACGTCTACAGTGAAAAACCATGTGGATTGACCATCGAGAATTGCCAACAACTTGCGGATACCCTCGATCGCACAGGCCGCATCTTTCAGGCGGGAACTCAGCGGCGAAGTGTGCCGAATTTCCAACATGCGGTTGAGCTGGCACATTCGGGAAAACTTGGAAAATTGCATACGCTGTATGCGTCCGTTTACCAACCTGCCATCGAAACGACCTGGTTACCCGGTCAACCCACGCCTGCTCGCGAGGTTTGCGATTGGAATCTGTGGTTGGGGCCAGCACCGTGGCGGCCTTACAACGAGAAGTACGTTCAGGGCCGATGGCGAGGGTACTATGATTTTGATTCCGGCGCCAAACTACTCGATTGGGGTGCACACACCTTGGATTTGTGCCAGTGGGCAAACCAAGCGGACGACACGATGCCGATCGAGTATGTTCCAAGCGACAAAGGCATCACTTGCCAATACGCCAACGGGGTCAAGTTGGTGCTGGACTTCTTGATCACGCCGTTCGGCCAACGCCCGGGATGGGTGCAAGATCTCGGGACCTGCCCGGTTCGATTCGTGGGAACTTCGGGTTCGGTAGAAACGGGCGACAGCGGTGGCATCGTCATCAAACCGGAATCGCTTACAAACGCGTTGCCGCCACGCACCCAGCGGGTCACGGGGCTCGACGTATCGGCGCACGCCAGGAATTTCTTCGATTGTGTCAAATCACGGCAACCGACAGCCGCGAACCAAACCGTGATGCGGCGATCCCACATCGCCTGTCACGCCGCCGCGCTGTCTTGGATGCTAGGACGCACGCTCAAGCTTGACCCGAACACGGAAACCTTCCTTGACGATGCCGAAGCAAATGGGCTGCGCACTCGGCCCGCACGGAATCCTTGGGAACACTCGAACGCCTAG
- the tsf gene encoding translation elongation factor Ts has translation MSISAKDISNLRKATGAGIMDCKAALKESGGDLDGAMDYLRKKGQKVAAKRADRETSEGVVVSMVDEGGKEGILLAIGCETDFVAKNEDFIAFVDSIAAAAAEKNANSKEEVLALQYDDDMTVGEKLVSQTGVIGEKIQIVGFKRVKGENLASYIHAGSKIGVLVSYTDGGKAAEAAQFFRSLAMHIAAMNPSILRPEEFDDEFVVKEAEALRAQIMTENETNERENLGKPQKNVPQYASKRQLTPEVMKQAEEAIKAELKAEGKPEKIWDKIIPGKLERFIADNTLLDQERCLLSQVYALDDTKTVEAAIADFHPESGVVEFTRLSVG, from the coding sequence ATGTCTATTTCAGCAAAAGACATCAGCAATTTAAGAAAAGCGACCGGCGCCGGCATCATGGATTGCAAGGCTGCCTTGAAGGAATCGGGTGGAGACCTCGATGGTGCGATGGATTATCTTCGCAAGAAAGGTCAAAAGGTGGCTGCAAAACGAGCGGATCGCGAAACCTCCGAGGGGGTCGTGGTCTCTATGGTCGACGAAGGGGGCAAAGAAGGAATCCTGTTGGCCATCGGTTGTGAAACCGATTTTGTTGCCAAGAACGAAGACTTTATCGCATTCGTCGATTCGATTGCGGCGGCGGCTGCGGAAAAGAACGCCAACAGCAAGGAGGAGGTCTTGGCCTTGCAATACGACGACGACATGACCGTCGGTGAGAAGTTGGTTTCTCAAACGGGCGTGATTGGCGAAAAAATTCAGATCGTTGGCTTCAAGCGAGTCAAAGGAGAAAATCTGGCGTCATACATTCATGCGGGCAGCAAGATCGGCGTGTTGGTTTCGTACACCGATGGGGGCAAGGCTGCCGAAGCGGCTCAGTTCTTCCGTAGTTTGGCGATGCATATCGCTGCGATGAACCCATCGATCCTAAGGCCCGAAGAGTTCGACGACGAGTTCGTCGTCAAGGAAGCCGAAGCACTTCGCGCTCAGATCATGACAGAGAATGAAACCAACGAGCGAGAAAATCTTGGCAAGCCGCAAAAGAATGTGCCGCAGTATGCCAGCAAGCGACAATTGACACCGGAGGTGATGAAGCAGGCCGAAGAAGCGATCAAGGCAGAGCTGAAGGCCGAGGGTAAGCCAGAGAAAATTTGGGACAAGATCATCCCAGGGAAATTGGAGCGATTCATCGCCGACAACACCTTGTTGGATCAAGAGCGTTGCTTGCTGAGCCAAGTCTACGCGTTGGATGACACCAAAACCGTTGAAGCGGCGATCGCAGACTTCCATCCGGAGTCCGGAGTGGTCGAGTTCACGCGGTTGTCGGTGGGTTAA
- the frr gene encoding ribosome recycling factor: protein MSSDDVLIDAEERMEKAISVLLHNLSGIRTGRANPGLVDSLKVEVYGSATPLKQLASIGTPEPQQIVIRPYDTSTIKEIEKAIVAGDLGLNPQNDGRIIRLNVPPLSTDVRKKMVSRIKELAEEAKVSLRNIRRDANKAIDAAEKAKEISEDDRDSMKENVQELTKKFETKASESAKAREAEVLDA from the coding sequence ATGTCCAGCGACGACGTGCTGATTGATGCGGAGGAACGAATGGAAAAGGCGATTTCCGTGCTTCTTCATAACCTATCGGGAATCCGAACCGGGCGAGCGAATCCGGGTTTAGTCGATTCTTTGAAGGTGGAAGTTTACGGATCGGCCACGCCATTAAAACAATTGGCATCGATCGGGACACCGGAGCCTCAGCAGATTGTGATCCGGCCTTATGACACGTCGACGATCAAAGAGATCGAGAAAGCGATTGTGGCCGGGGACCTTGGGTTGAACCCGCAAAACGATGGTCGCATCATTCGGCTCAATGTGCCGCCATTGTCGACCGATGTTCGCAAGAAGATGGTTTCGCGAATCAAAGAATTGGCCGAGGAAGCCAAGGTGTCGTTGCGAAACATTCGTCGTGATGCGAATAAAGCAATCGACGCTGCCGAAAAAGCGAAAGAGATTTCTGAAGACGATCGCGATTCGATGAAAGAAAACGTCCAAGAACTGACCAAGAAGTTCGAGACCAAGGCAAGCGAGTCGGCCAAAGCGAGGGAAGCTGAAGTGTTGGACGCTTAG
- a CDS encoding alpha-L-fucosidase — translation MKQLVIFPLLLLFVCFSPAKAQDVVSAKPLSPAVAPKLAAIEKALPQGPFKPEWDSLSEYEIPQWYKDAKLGIFIHWGVYAVPAYGSEWYPRNMYINKEGWAGKVFRHHKETYGDLSRFGYKDFIPMFKAEKFDAAAWSKLFKDSGARYVVPVAEHHDGFPMYDCSFTEWDASEMGPKRDLIAELEKAIRAEGMKFGVSSHRAFNWSYYLRSKDYDNADLKYAGLYGRPLPFLFREEAVNYKGSNPTQDDTFKDDWLARTCELVDKYNPDLIWFDFGIAMKQDLPYDQNPFAPHLKKFAAYYYNQRAKHSDDFGIINYKWNAFPEKAAVLDKERSKMAEIRKPFWQTDTAVSSSSWGYTKDQQYKTPDRLVDDLVDIVSKNGCLLLNVGPRADGTIPDEDQAILKAIGGWLKINGESIYDTTYWKTFGEGPTAVSTGHVSENKDKPFTSEDVRFTAKDDVVYATLLAWPETGTAVIRTLRAGAEDWPGEIESIELLGSDQKLTWTRTNEAVTVELPSEKPCDFAYVLKIR, via the coding sequence ATGAAACAGCTCGTGATTTTTCCCCTCCTTCTGCTTTTTGTTTGTTTTTCCCCGGCCAAGGCTCAGGATGTGGTTTCGGCGAAACCGCTGTCGCCCGCGGTGGCCCCAAAACTTGCCGCGATTGAAAAGGCTCTCCCTCAAGGACCGTTCAAACCCGAATGGGACTCGCTGAGCGAGTATGAGATCCCTCAATGGTACAAGGATGCAAAGTTGGGCATCTTCATTCACTGGGGGGTCTATGCCGTTCCAGCGTACGGCAGCGAGTGGTATCCGCGCAACATGTACATCAACAAGGAAGGCTGGGCCGGCAAGGTATTTCGTCATCACAAGGAAACGTACGGCGACCTATCCCGCTTTGGTTACAAAGACTTCATTCCGATGTTCAAGGCCGAAAAGTTCGATGCGGCCGCCTGGAGCAAACTGTTCAAGGACTCGGGAGCTCGCTACGTCGTTCCCGTTGCCGAGCATCATGACGGATTCCCGATGTACGACTGCAGTTTTACGGAGTGGGATGCCAGCGAGATGGGGCCGAAGCGGGATTTGATCGCTGAGCTCGAAAAGGCGATTCGCGCCGAAGGCATGAAGTTTGGCGTTAGCAGCCACCGCGCATTCAATTGGTCGTATTACTTGCGGAGCAAGGACTATGACAATGCCGATCTCAAGTACGCCGGTTTGTACGGGCGGCCGTTGCCGTTTCTGTTTCGCGAGGAGGCTGTCAATTACAAAGGTAGCAATCCGACTCAGGACGACACGTTTAAAGACGACTGGTTGGCGCGCACCTGTGAGTTGGTCGACAAATACAATCCCGATTTGATTTGGTTTGATTTCGGGATCGCGATGAAGCAGGATTTGCCCTATGACCAAAACCCATTTGCTCCTCACCTAAAGAAGTTCGCAGCCTACTATTACAACCAACGAGCAAAACACAGTGATGATTTTGGGATCATCAATTACAAATGGAACGCGTTTCCTGAAAAGGCTGCAGTGCTGGACAAAGAACGCTCGAAAATGGCGGAAATCCGCAAACCGTTTTGGCAAACCGATACGGCCGTTAGCAGCAGTTCTTGGGGATACACGAAGGATCAGCAATACAAAACGCCTGATCGACTTGTCGACGATTTGGTCGACATCGTTTCGAAGAACGGTTGCTTGTTGTTGAACGTTGGCCCTCGCGCCGATGGGACGATTCCCGACGAAGATCAAGCGATTTTAAAAGCCATCGGTGGCTGGCTGAAAATCAACGGTGAATCGATCTACGATACGACCTATTGGAAAACGTTTGGCGAAGGGCCAACCGCGGTATCGACCGGTCACGTGTCGGAGAACAAAGACAAGCCGTTTACATCGGAAGATGTCCGTTTCACGGCCAAGGACGACGTGGTCTATGCAACGCTCTTGGCATGGCCCGAAACGGGAACCGCCGTGATCCGTACGCTGCGGGCCGGGGCGGAAGATTGGCCGGGTGAGATCGAATCGATCGAATTGCTCGGGTCGGATCAGAAATTGACGTGGACGCGAACGAATGAAGCGGTCACGGTGGAACTGCCAAGCGAGAAACCATGCGATTTTGCTTACGTGCTGAAGATTCGCTAG
- the msrA gene encoding peptide-methionine (S)-S-oxide reductase MsrA, giving the protein MTESTKPAEAVATLAGGCFWCTEAVYERIDGVGDVVSGYIGGQVVNPNYTQVCTGRTGHAEAVEVHFDPSKRTFEEILEIFFKTHDPTTLNRQGPDTGTQYRSGIFYHNQEQKQIAEKYIEKLNQSGEFNRPIVTKLEPATVFYPAEEYHQDYYRRNPNAGYCQMVVRNKVRKTNIEFRDKLK; this is encoded by the coding sequence TTGACTGAATCCACCAAGCCTGCCGAAGCCGTCGCAACCTTGGCGGGAGGTTGCTTTTGGTGCACCGAGGCCGTCTACGAGCGAATCGATGGTGTGGGTGACGTCGTCTCCGGTTACATCGGTGGTCAGGTGGTCAATCCAAACTATACGCAAGTTTGCACGGGTCGAACGGGTCATGCCGAGGCCGTCGAAGTGCACTTTGATCCGTCGAAGCGGACGTTCGAAGAGATTTTGGAGATCTTTTTCAAGACGCACGATCCGACGACGCTGAACCGCCAAGGGCCTGACACAGGGACTCAGTACCGCAGCGGTATCTTTTATCACAATCAGGAGCAGAAGCAGATTGCGGAGAAGTACATCGAAAAGCTGAATCAATCGGGCGAATTCAATCGACCGATTGTGACCAAGTTGGAGCCGGCCACCGTCTTTTATCCGGCCGAGGAGTATCACCAGGACTATTACCGGCGAAACCCAAATGCGGGCTATTGCCAGATGGTGGTGCGCAACAAGGTCCGTAAGACAAACATCGAGTTCCGTGACAAGCTGAAGTAA
- the pyrH gene encoding UMP kinase, with protein sequence MTDAPSSASPLRYKRVILKLSGESLADAGGRGISAHEAGEIARQIKQAHDTGCEIAIVIGGGNILRGAQFSGSNALVHEATAHYMGMLATTINSLALQDALEAQGLQTRVMSAIPTEKIAETFIRRRALRHLSKGRVIVLAAGIGNPFVTTDTAAAQRALELEADVVLKATRVDGVYSDDPEKNPHAVLYESLTYQQVVEKKLKVMDGTAIALCSEHNKPILVFNFKQDGNIVRAISGETIGTWIGSAPSPSNCE encoded by the coding sequence ATGACGGATGCTCCATCTTCTGCTTCACCTCTTCGTTACAAACGCGTGATCTTGAAACTGAGCGGGGAGAGTTTGGCCGATGCCGGGGGACGCGGGATCAGTGCTCATGAAGCAGGCGAGATCGCCAGGCAAATCAAGCAGGCGCACGATACCGGTTGCGAGATTGCGATCGTCATTGGCGGTGGCAATATCCTCCGAGGAGCTCAGTTCTCAGGTAGCAATGCGTTAGTCCACGAAGCGACGGCCCACTACATGGGGATGCTTGCCACGACGATCAATTCGTTGGCGTTGCAAGATGCACTCGAAGCCCAAGGTTTGCAGACGCGGGTGATGTCGGCGATCCCGACCGAGAAAATTGCCGAAACGTTTATCCGCCGCCGAGCGCTTCGCCATTTAAGCAAGGGGCGAGTGATTGTTCTTGCGGCTGGCATTGGTAACCCCTTCGTGACGACCGACACCGCCGCGGCCCAACGAGCGCTTGAATTGGAGGCCGACGTGGTCCTGAAAGCCACTCGGGTGGACGGAGTCTACAGTGACGATCCCGAGAAAAATCCGCACGCGGTGCTGTACGAGTCGCTGACCTACCAACAAGTCGTCGAAAAGAAACTCAAAGTGATGGATGGCACCGCGATCGCATTGTGCAGCGAGCACAACAAGCCGATCTTGGTATTCAACTTTAAGCAAGACGGCAATATCGTCCGAGCCATTTCGGGGGAAACGATTGGGACCTGGATTGGGTCCGCCCCTTCGCCAAGTAATTGCGAGTAA
- a CDS encoding DUF11 domain-containing protein has translation MNRNTARSEPTSQRNLPAGRLLGVAMLLLVVLSSGCGRLRLPAIDPSGTCLFAPCPAYTALAPPCTSGQGCCCLGGLRGIGSCLLPSCLGGSCVCNDSPGVNVLAAPGATGLPAPATRSRCTCLGCLGGFGCLGCLCKPFSGVPDPAFPEPVPPPECPGPVAAPATMGGAAVNDEPCVPGPACGDSCPNGPPAVLYGAEIGQTEPACLPESGERGCILLSPQKIVAPVGGEVILLSGICGTDGYLQMGQPLEWMLTPESVGTFIQVGNDDPGLVHRLAGIRKAEKHDPSYAIGVTSTKRSYITRGNLDPKDDVKLEKGQTWLSLSSPTEGTSRVTVLASESECWDQRKATATIYWIDARWLFPSPQREIKGNPVALNTRVTRAEGTLPARGWKVRYEIQQPELATFAGTGGSSVVEVNVDDSGDAPAELIPNPGTSGTAMIDIQVIRPGGDSDNMPTMTLGRGSTTVTWSSPQLLMRAGAPAVASFDVPFEVVANVSNPGDQPATNVRVSVALPPGTRVIGANLQAQVLPNAVVWEVGDLPAQMQLDMSMTVVAQSTMNLTFQARADAGLLSEDTVRVDVYRPSLEITAAAQQERYEAGKEVTFEIAVKNRGDRPLANVKLRAFGDEGMVHHENGTRDVGNDKTDGPLQPGQSWTTNVTYVPTRAGRRCVNFEGLADGGQRDSTDACVTVINPVPPAPALTVRLDGRDRVKAGDLVMIRAYVTNTGEVVLEDTQVVLVYDPQLQLAGATVGADQPRPGQSLIQWNLPTLDPGQPKVLEAQFRAVATNPQSRARLSATSRDGTTAQTDLAFAIVAGPPPVAAPQTGPPPTLPPALPPPTIPGGPGTLPPSNVPPPGMPPSSTPPAMTRSGSGQIQVELFGRDNPVAVGQPIRYTLRVTNDSNEVDGEVSLSFLLPPGVTIDSIAQRRSPAGGQYEMKAGKVYLAEIRSMRPGESVEYDLVLRSNQPQAITLMAEAVSRRGPGGSDSVQTEVRP, from the coding sequence ATGAACCGAAACACAGCACGAAGCGAGCCAACGTCGCAACGGAATTTGCCAGCTGGGCGACTTCTGGGCGTTGCGATGTTGCTGCTGGTGGTGCTGTCGAGTGGTTGCGGCCGCTTGCGATTGCCAGCGATTGATCCTAGCGGGACTTGTTTGTTTGCGCCGTGTCCAGCTTACACCGCGTTAGCACCGCCATGCACGTCGGGGCAAGGTTGCTGCTGCTTGGGCGGTTTGCGCGGAATTGGGTCTTGTTTATTGCCGTCCTGCTTAGGCGGTTCGTGTGTCTGCAACGATTCGCCTGGCGTGAATGTCTTGGCTGCTCCCGGTGCCACCGGTCTGCCTGCTCCGGCAACGCGAAGCCGTTGCACGTGCTTGGGTTGCCTTGGCGGTTTTGGTTGCCTGGGATGCCTTTGCAAACCGTTTTCTGGGGTTCCGGACCCTGCGTTCCCCGAACCTGTTCCGCCACCGGAATGCCCTGGTCCGGTCGCGGCTCCAGCGACCATGGGGGGCGCCGCGGTCAACGATGAACCTTGTGTGCCGGGACCGGCTTGCGGTGATTCATGTCCCAATGGTCCACCGGCTGTATTGTATGGAGCCGAGATCGGACAAACCGAACCCGCCTGTTTACCAGAATCCGGAGAACGCGGTTGCATCTTGTTGTCACCTCAGAAAATCGTTGCCCCAGTCGGCGGCGAAGTCATTCTGCTGTCAGGCATCTGTGGAACAGACGGTTACCTGCAAATGGGGCAACCGCTCGAATGGATGCTCACACCCGAAAGTGTTGGCACATTCATCCAGGTTGGCAACGACGATCCTGGACTGGTTCATCGGTTGGCGGGAATCAGGAAGGCTGAAAAGCATGATCCATCCTATGCCATTGGAGTGACCAGTACCAAACGAAGCTACATTACGCGAGGCAACCTGGACCCCAAGGACGACGTGAAGCTTGAAAAGGGACAAACCTGGTTGTCTCTCAGTAGTCCAACCGAGGGGACCAGTCGGGTGACCGTATTGGCGTCCGAGAGCGAATGCTGGGATCAACGCAAAGCGACAGCGACGATCTACTGGATCGATGCGCGTTGGCTATTCCCAAGTCCACAACGAGAAATCAAGGGAAACCCGGTCGCGCTGAACACACGGGTGACTCGCGCCGAAGGTACCTTACCAGCGCGAGGTTGGAAGGTGCGCTATGAGATTCAACAGCCTGAGCTGGCAACGTTTGCGGGGACCGGTGGATCGTCGGTTGTCGAAGTGAACGTGGATGATTCCGGCGACGCGCCAGCGGAGTTGATCCCCAATCCGGGGACCAGTGGTACCGCGATGATCGATATTCAGGTGATCCGTCCCGGCGGAGATTCGGACAACATGCCGACGATGACACTCGGTCGAGGCAGCACCACGGTCACGTGGAGTTCACCGCAACTCTTGATGCGTGCCGGAGCCCCAGCCGTTGCAAGTTTCGATGTACCGTTTGAAGTCGTCGCCAATGTTTCCAATCCTGGCGACCAACCGGCGACCAACGTTCGCGTTAGTGTGGCGCTGCCTCCCGGAACTCGCGTGATTGGAGCGAATCTGCAGGCACAGGTGTTACCCAACGCGGTCGTATGGGAAGTGGGAGACCTTCCAGCTCAAATGCAACTCGATATGTCGATGACCGTCGTGGCGCAATCAACGATGAATCTGACATTCCAAGCGAGAGCAGACGCCGGCTTGTTGTCCGAAGATACGGTTCGCGTCGATGTGTACCGGCCGTCGCTCGAAATCACCGCAGCCGCACAGCAAGAACGCTATGAGGCTGGGAAAGAGGTCACGTTCGAGATCGCGGTGAAGAATAGGGGGGATCGACCGCTGGCGAACGTGAAGCTGAGAGCATTTGGCGATGAAGGAATGGTGCACCACGAGAACGGAACTCGCGATGTTGGCAATGATAAGACCGACGGACCGCTACAACCGGGGCAATCGTGGACCACCAACGTTACCTACGTTCCCACGCGAGCGGGGCGACGATGCGTCAATTTCGAAGGGTTAGCCGATGGCGGTCAGCGTGATTCGACCGACGCCTGTGTGACCGTGATCAATCCGGTGCCACCGGCGCCTGCATTGACCGTACGGCTCGACGGCCGTGATCGGGTTAAGGCAGGTGACTTGGTGATGATCCGCGCCTACGTTACCAATACGGGCGAAGTGGTTCTGGAGGACACGCAAGTCGTGTTGGTTTACGATCCGCAGTTGCAATTGGCGGGTGCCACTGTCGGTGCGGATCAGCCAAGGCCGGGGCAATCGCTGATTCAGTGGAATCTACCAACGCTGGATCCTGGACAACCCAAGGTCTTGGAGGCTCAGTTCCGTGCGGTAGCAACAAATCCTCAATCTCGAGCAAGGTTGTCGGCGACCAGTCGCGACGGAACCACTGCGCAAACGGACTTGGCGTTCGCCATTGTCGCTGGCCCCCCCCCCGTGGCTGCCCCGCAAACCGGACCGCCACCGACCTTGCCGCCTGCATTGCCACCGCCGACCATTCCTGGTGGGCCGGGAACGCTGCCACCGTCGAATGTGCCTCCACCAGGAATGCCGCCATCAAGTACACCACCGGCAATGACTCGAAGCGGGTCAGGCCAGATCCAGGTGGAGCTGTTTGGACGAGACAATCCGGTCGCGGTTGGCCAACCGATTCGATACACCCTTCGCGTCACGAACGATTCGAATGAGGTGGATGGCGAAGTGAGCCTCAGCTTTCTGTTGCCCCCCGGGGTAACGATCGACAGCATCGCTCAGCGTCGCAGCCCCGCAGGTGGTCAGTACGAAATGAAGGCTGGCAAGGTCTACCTGGCTGAGATACGATCGATGCGGCCTGGTGAATCGGTGGAGTACGACCTGGTTCTGCGAAGCAACCAACCCCAGGCGATCACGCTGATGGCTGAAGCCGTCAGCCGCCGAGGTCCAGGCGGCAGCGATTCGGTGCAAACCGAGGTGAGACCGTAG